From a region of the Rhipicephalus microplus isolate Deutch F79 chromosome X, USDA_Rmic, whole genome shotgun sequence genome:
- the LOC119187475 gene encoding gamma-soluble NSF attachment protein isoform X3, giving the protein MGTPVNSSASRKVTEGTEALRQAEKWQLEQAALVSRDMGDLKAAADLIDKASCYFIDSRSPDTAALVLERGAKIVEAKFPEIAVGFFNRAAEIVSVEDRPRQSAEFCGHAVRLLLKLARWDEAADAVSRQKQLLAEAQDDRAVGRLVVALVLVHLARDDFVAASKAVDYDKGFLEAQELDTLSCLLKGYDEGDPDMVTRALNAPFLRHMDTEYAKLARMLGQQVAESAKKTASESKPSAEAVGDAKDVDNGTVDRPEQDHLEVPDSTTAAESDDEFAGGLL; this is encoded by the exons ATGGGTACACCAGTAAATTCTTCTGCAAGCCGCAAGGTTACTGAGGGTACAGAGGCACTGCGGCAAGCTGAGAAATG GCAGTTGGAACAAGCAGCATTGGTCAGCAGGGATATGGGTGACCTGAAGGCTGCAGCTGATCTCATTGACAAGGCATCTTGTTATTTTATTGACTCAAGAAGTCCCGACACAGCTGCATTAGTTTTGGAACGAGGGGCAAA AATCGTTGAAGCAAAGTTTCCTGAAATAGCTGTGGGGTTCTTCAACAGAGCAGCTGAAATAGTTTCA GTTGAAGATCGCCCAAGGCAATCAGCAGAATTCTGTGGCCATGCAGTTCGTCTCCTGCTCAAGCTTGCTAG ATGGGATGAGGCAGCGGACGCCGTGTCTCGGCAGAAGCAGTTGCTGGCAGAAGCACAGGATGACCGGGCTGTCGGGCGGCTGGTGGTGGCACTGGTGCTTGTGCACTTGGCGAGAGACGACTTTGTTGCAGCCAGTAAGGCTGTTGACTATGATAAAGG GTTTCTTGAAGCACAAGAACTGGACACACTTTCATGCTTACTGAAAGGGTATGATGAAGGAGACCCAGACATGGTTACTCGTGCTCTCAATGCACCATTCCTTCGGCACATGGATACAGAG TATGCCAAGTTGGCCAGGATGCTTGGGCAGCAAGTAGCCGAGTCTGCCAAAAAGACTGCCTCCGAGTCTAAGCCGAGTGCAGAGGCCGTGGGTGATGCAAAGGATGTGGACAATGGAACTGTTGACAGACCAGAACAAGACCATCTTGAAGTTCCCGATTCAACAACTGCTGCAGAATCTGATGATGAATTTGCTGGTGGTCTTCTGTGA
- the LOC119187475 gene encoding gamma-soluble NSF attachment protein isoform X2, producing the protein MGTPVNSSASRKVTEGTEALRQAEKCLKTGLLKWKPDFDNAANEYSKAATCFKAGKALDQCKDAHLRSADCYLKNGSFFACAKIVEAKFPEIAVGFFNRAAEIVSVEDRPRQSAEFCGHAVRLLLKLARWDEAADAVSRQKQLLAEAQDDRAVGRLVVALVLVHLARDDFVAASKAVDYDKGFLEAQELDTLSCLLKGYDEGDPDMVTRALNAPFLRHMDTEYAKLARMLGQQVAESAKKTASESKPSAEAVGDAKDVDNGTVDRPEQDHLEVPDSTTAAESDDEFAGGLL; encoded by the exons ATGGGTACACCAGTAAATTCTTCTGCAAGCCGCAAGGTTACTGAGGGTACAGAGGCACTGCGGCAAGCTGAGAAATG TTTGAAAACGGGCCTGCTGAAATGGAAGCCAGATTTTGATAACGCTGCAAACGAGTACAGCAAAGCAG CAACGTGTTTTAAAGCTGGGAAGGCCCTGGATCAGTGCAAGGATGCCCATCTCCGTTCAGCTGACTGCTACCTTAAGAATGGATC ATTCTTTGCCTGCGCCAA AATCGTTGAAGCAAAGTTTCCTGAAATAGCTGTGGGGTTCTTCAACAGAGCAGCTGAAATAGTTTCA GTTGAAGATCGCCCAAGGCAATCAGCAGAATTCTGTGGCCATGCAGTTCGTCTCCTGCTCAAGCTTGCTAG ATGGGATGAGGCAGCGGACGCCGTGTCTCGGCAGAAGCAGTTGCTGGCAGAAGCACAGGATGACCGGGCTGTCGGGCGGCTGGTGGTGGCACTGGTGCTTGTGCACTTGGCGAGAGACGACTTTGTTGCAGCCAGTAAGGCTGTTGACTATGATAAAGG GTTTCTTGAAGCACAAGAACTGGACACACTTTCATGCTTACTGAAAGGGTATGATGAAGGAGACCCAGACATGGTTACTCGTGCTCTCAATGCACCATTCCTTCGGCACATGGATACAGAG TATGCCAAGTTGGCCAGGATGCTTGGGCAGCAAGTAGCCGAGTCTGCCAAAAAGACTGCCTCCGAGTCTAAGCCGAGTGCAGAGGCCGTGGGTGATGCAAAGGATGTGGACAATGGAACTGTTGACAGACCAGAACAAGACCATCTTGAAGTTCCCGATTCAACAACTGCTGCAGAATCTGATGATGAATTTGCTGGTGGTCTTCTGTGA
- the LOC119187475 gene encoding gamma-soluble NSF attachment protein isoform X1 → MGTPVNSSASRKVTEGTEALRQAEKCLKTGLLKWKPDFDNAANEYSKAATCFKAGKALDQCKDAHLRSADCYLKNGSFFACAKQLEQAALVSRDMGDLKAAADLIDKASCYFIDSRSPDTAALVLERGAKIVEAKFPEIAVGFFNRAAEIVSVEDRPRQSAEFCGHAVRLLLKLARWDEAADAVSRQKQLLAEAQDDRAVGRLVVALVLVHLARDDFVAASKAVDYDKGFLEAQELDTLSCLLKGYDEGDPDMVTRALNAPFLRHMDTEYAKLARMLGQQVAESAKKTASESKPSAEAVGDAKDVDNGTVDRPEQDHLEVPDSTTAAESDDEFAGGLL, encoded by the exons ATGGGTACACCAGTAAATTCTTCTGCAAGCCGCAAGGTTACTGAGGGTACAGAGGCACTGCGGCAAGCTGAGAAATG TTTGAAAACGGGCCTGCTGAAATGGAAGCCAGATTTTGATAACGCTGCAAACGAGTACAGCAAAGCAG CAACGTGTTTTAAAGCTGGGAAGGCCCTGGATCAGTGCAAGGATGCCCATCTCCGTTCAGCTGACTGCTACCTTAAGAATGGATC ATTCTTTGCCTGCGCCAA GCAGTTGGAACAAGCAGCATTGGTCAGCAGGGATATGGGTGACCTGAAGGCTGCAGCTGATCTCATTGACAAGGCATCTTGTTATTTTATTGACTCAAGAAGTCCCGACACAGCTGCATTAGTTTTGGAACGAGGGGCAAA AATCGTTGAAGCAAAGTTTCCTGAAATAGCTGTGGGGTTCTTCAACAGAGCAGCTGAAATAGTTTCA GTTGAAGATCGCCCAAGGCAATCAGCAGAATTCTGTGGCCATGCAGTTCGTCTCCTGCTCAAGCTTGCTAG ATGGGATGAGGCAGCGGACGCCGTGTCTCGGCAGAAGCAGTTGCTGGCAGAAGCACAGGATGACCGGGCTGTCGGGCGGCTGGTGGTGGCACTGGTGCTTGTGCACTTGGCGAGAGACGACTTTGTTGCAGCCAGTAAGGCTGTTGACTATGATAAAGG GTTTCTTGAAGCACAAGAACTGGACACACTTTCATGCTTACTGAAAGGGTATGATGAAGGAGACCCAGACATGGTTACTCGTGCTCTCAATGCACCATTCCTTCGGCACATGGATACAGAG TATGCCAAGTTGGCCAGGATGCTTGGGCAGCAAGTAGCCGAGTCTGCCAAAAAGACTGCCTCCGAGTCTAAGCCGAGTGCAGAGGCCGTGGGTGATGCAAAGGATGTGGACAATGGAACTGTTGACAGACCAGAACAAGACCATCTTGAAGTTCCCGATTCAACAACTGCTGCAGAATCTGATGATGAATTTGCTGGTGGTCTTCTGTGA